From Chloroflexia bacterium SDU3-3, the proteins below share one genomic window:
- a CDS encoding SRPBCC domain-containing protein: MSDEQTMVGQTSDVGFQVGARRTLPIPLGVAWDMLLGPRGLAVWLGELASGKLAQGQPYALADGRGGVVRVLREGSHLRLTLGRAGDARASTVQLRLLPQGQRTTVAFHEEHLPGPADREQRRRFYHAALDALASLCGDA; this comes from the coding sequence ATGAGCGATGAACAGACCATGGTCGGTCAGACCAGCGACGTGGGCTTTCAGGTTGGCGCGCGGCGCACGCTGCCCATCCCGCTGGGCGTGGCCTGGGACATGCTGCTGGGGCCGCGCGGGCTAGCCGTGTGGCTGGGCGAGCTGGCCAGCGGCAAGCTCGCCCAGGGCCAGCCCTACGCCCTGGCCGATGGGCGCGGCGGTGTGGTGCGCGTGCTGCGCGAAGGCTCGCACCTGCGGCTTACGCTGGGGCGGGCGGGGGATGCGCGGGCATCCACCGTGCAGCTGCGCCTGCTGCCCCAGGGCCAGCGCACCACCGTGGCCTTCCACGAGGAGCACCTGCCCGGCCCGGCAGATCGCGAGCAGCGGCGACGATTCTACCACGCTGCGCTCGATGCGCTGGCCTCGCTGTGTGGGGATGCGTAG
- a CDS encoding HAD-IIB family hydrolase produces MRYVALATDYDGTLATEGQVDDATIAALTRLRESGRRLVLVTGRDLDDLLRVFPRIDLFDRVVAENGALLYRPATREELPLAERPPDAFAALLRERGVDNLAVGRVIVATWEPHETAVLECIRDLGLELQVIFNKGAVMVLPSGVNKASGLAVALAELGLSPHNAVGVGDAENDHALLAVCERGVAVANALPMLKERADMVVDLPRGAGVAALIERMIADDLLEVPPHADRQQIVLGETAQGQPVRLAPLGHSVLIAGTSGSGKSTLATAMLEKLAAQGYQYCIIDPEGDYESFAGAVVLGDSQRAPGVDEVMDLLQRPDQSVVVNLLGIKLEDRPAFFESLMPRLQELRARTGRPHWVVVDEAHHLLPATWDPAGITLPQRLDGVLMITVHPDHLPSIALAMVDTMVAFGERPDQAIAHFRGALGQGAAASPPVTLEPGEALIWSRGAGGDPQRFHVQPPEAERQRHRRKYAEGELGADRSFYFRGPEGKLNLRAQNLSLFMQLAEGVDDATWQHHLRQGDYSRWFRDMIKDPELAEQAQAVESSADAPAAESRAAIRELIDAKYTLPA; encoded by the coding sequence ATGCGCTATGTTGCACTTGCCACCGACTACGATGGCACGCTAGCCACCGAAGGCCAGGTGGATGACGCCACCATCGCCGCGCTTACCCGCCTGCGCGAGAGCGGGCGGCGGCTGGTGCTGGTGACGGGGCGCGATCTAGATGACCTGCTGCGGGTGTTCCCGCGCATCGACCTGTTCGACCGCGTGGTGGCCGAGAACGGCGCGCTGCTCTACCGCCCGGCCACGCGCGAGGAGCTGCCGCTGGCCGAGCGCCCGCCGGATGCCTTCGCGGCCCTGCTGCGCGAGCGCGGCGTGGACAACCTGGCGGTGGGCCGCGTGATCGTGGCCACTTGGGAGCCACACGAGACCGCCGTGCTGGAGTGCATCCGCGATCTAGGGCTGGAGCTGCAGGTGATCTTCAACAAGGGCGCGGTGATGGTGCTGCCCTCGGGCGTGAACAAGGCCAGCGGGCTGGCGGTGGCCCTGGCCGAGCTGGGCCTCTCGCCCCACAACGCCGTGGGCGTGGGCGACGCCGAGAACGACCACGCGCTGCTGGCGGTGTGCGAGCGCGGCGTGGCGGTGGCCAACGCGCTGCCCATGCTGAAGGAGCGCGCCGATATGGTGGTGGATCTGCCGCGCGGCGCTGGCGTGGCCGCCCTGATCGAGCGGATGATCGCCGACGACCTGCTGGAGGTGCCGCCCCACGCCGACCGCCAGCAGATCGTGCTGGGCGAGACCGCCCAGGGCCAGCCGGTGCGGCTCGCGCCGCTGGGCCATAGCGTGCTGATCGCGGGCACCTCGGGCAGCGGCAAATCGACCCTGGCCACCGCCATGCTGGAAAAGCTGGCCGCCCAGGGCTACCAGTACTGCATCATCGACCCCGAGGGCGACTACGAGTCGTTCGCTGGGGCGGTGGTGCTGGGCGACAGCCAGCGCGCGCCCGGCGTGGACGAGGTGATGGACCTGCTGCAGCGGCCCGACCAGAGCGTGGTAGTGAACCTGCTGGGCATCAAGCTAGAGGATCGCCCGGCCTTCTTCGAAAGCCTGATGCCGCGCCTGCAGGAGCTGCGCGCCCGCACGGGCCGCCCGCACTGGGTGGTGGTGGATGAGGCCCACCACCTGCTGCCCGCCACCTGGGATCCGGCAGGCATCACGCTGCCCCAGCGGCTGGATGGCGTGCTGATGATCACGGTGCACCCCGACCACCTGCCCAGCATCGCGCTGGCGATGGTGGACACCATGGTGGCCTTTGGCGAGCGCCCCGACCAGGCGATCGCGCACTTCCGGGGTGCGCTGGGGCAGGGCGCGGCGGCATCCCCACCGGTGACACTGGAGCCGGGCGAGGCGCTGATCTGGTCGCGCGGGGCGGGGGGCGACCCGCAGCGCTTCCATGTGCAGCCGCCCGAGGCCGAGCGCCAGCGCCACCGCCGCAAGTACGCCGAGGGCGAGCTGGGGGCGGATCGCAGCTTCTACTTTCGCGGGCCGGAGGGCAAGCTCAACCTGCGCGCCCAGAACCTGTCGCTGTTTATGCAGCTGGCCGAGGGTGTGGACGACGCCACCTGGCAGCACCACCTGCGCCAGGGCGACTACTCGCGCTGGTTCCGCGACATGATCAAAGACCCCGAGCTGGCCGAGCAGGCCCAGGCGGTGGAGTCCAGCGCCGACGCGCCCGCCGCCGAGAGCCGCGCCGCCATCCGCGAGCTGATCGACGCCAAGTACACGCTGCCGGCCTAG
- a CDS encoding AraC family transcriptional regulator, producing MLERNMELSREERWMLDSREELIERLLALIPEDGERNPLPGVFLYRTSATTEYAHGDSALAFCVIAQGSKELMVGHDLYRYDPAHYLLSTIDLPVASRVLTASPEQPYLSIRIDLSPVLVGEMLPAICGDADAQRAATALHVSALDMGLLDPTLRLVRLIDRPAETAVLLPLALREIIYRLLLGEQGQRLGHMALLNGSAHRIAQAVDILRQEYAQPLRIDAIAQRLGMSISGFHHHFKAVTAMSPLQFQKRLRLQEARRLMLGEDLDATSAAYRVGYEDVSHFNREYKRLFGAPPIRDVLRLREVSLGEAA from the coding sequence TCGCGCGAGGAGCGCTGGATGCTGGATAGCCGCGAGGAGCTGATCGAGCGGCTGCTGGCGCTGATACCCGAGGATGGGGAGCGTAACCCACTGCCGGGTGTGTTTCTCTACCGCACCTCGGCAACCACCGAGTACGCCCATGGCGACTCGGCGCTGGCCTTCTGCGTGATTGCGCAGGGCAGCAAAGAGCTGATGGTGGGTCATGATCTCTACCGCTACGATCCAGCGCACTACCTGCTCTCGACGATCGATCTGCCGGTGGCCAGCCGCGTGCTGACCGCCTCGCCCGAGCAGCCCTACCTAAGCATCCGCATCGATCTCTCGCCGGTGCTGGTGGGCGAGATGCTGCCTGCAATCTGCGGCGACGCCGATGCCCAGCGCGCCGCCACCGCCCTGCATGTCAGCGCGCTTGACATGGGGCTGCTCGACCCCACGCTGCGTCTGGTGCGCCTGATCGATCGGCCTGCCGAGACCGCCGTGCTGCTGCCGCTGGCCCTGCGCGAGATCATCTACCGCCTGCTGCTGGGCGAGCAGGGCCAGCGGCTCGGCCATATGGCCTTGCTGAACGGCTCGGCCCACCGGATCGCCCAGGCGGTCGATATTCTGCGGCAGGAGTACGCCCAGCCGCTGCGGATAGATGCTATCGCCCAGCGCCTAGGCATGAGCATCTCGGGCTTTCATCACCACTTCAAGGCGGTGACGGCCATGAGCCCGCTCCAGTTCCAGAAGCGCCTGCGCCTGCAGGAGGCCCGCCGCCTGATGCTGGGCGAGGATCTGGATGCCACTAGCGCGGCCTACCGCGTGGGCTATGAAGATGTGTCGCACTTCAACCGCGAGTACAAGCGGCTGTTCGGCGCACCGCCCATACGCGATGTGCTGCGCCTGCGCGAGGTGTCGCTGGGCGAGGCCGCGTAG
- a CDS encoding YafY family transcriptional regulator, giving the protein MYSPTTRVLTVLELLQSHDRMTARELASRIEVDPRTIRHYITALQDLGIPIEGERGRYGAYRLRPGYKLPPLMLSEDEAVAITLGLMGARAMGMPSAALAVEGALAKVGRVLPEHLRARVQAMERSITFHAEPPKDAPEGDILLALSHATQHSQRVWMAYRRWDGEPSERRLDPYGIVQHRGRWYVAGHCHLRRELRVFRVDRIAAIRSLPEPFQRPPDINILDVVLTSIAKTPGEWEAQVILHTTFEQAREWLPASLALLEPAEDGVLMRCFAQDIDWLAHAVLSLPCPLQVLGPPALHQALATLAQRAAQFGSPAPGGHGG; this is encoded by the coding sequence ATGTACAGCCCCACCACCCGGGTGCTCACCGTGCTTGAGCTCCTGCAGTCGCACGACCGCATGACTGCCCGCGAGCTCGCCAGCCGGATCGAGGTCGACCCGCGCACCATCCGCCACTACATCACCGCACTGCAAGATCTGGGCATCCCGATCGAGGGCGAGCGCGGGCGCTACGGGGCCTACCGGCTGCGGCCCGGCTACAAGCTGCCGCCGCTGATGCTGAGCGAGGACGAGGCGGTGGCGATCACGCTGGGGCTGATGGGGGCCAGGGCCATGGGGATGCCCAGCGCGGCGCTGGCGGTGGAGGGCGCGCTGGCCAAGGTGGGCCGCGTGCTGCCCGAGCACCTGCGCGCCCGCGTGCAGGCCATGGAGCGATCCATCACCTTCCACGCCGAGCCGCCAAAGGATGCGCCCGAGGGCGATATACTGCTGGCCCTGAGCCATGCGACCCAGCACAGCCAGCGCGTGTGGATGGCCTACCGCAGGTGGGATGGCGAGCCGAGCGAGCGCCGCCTCGACCCCTACGGCATCGTGCAGCACCGCGGGCGCTGGTACGTCGCCGGGCACTGCCACCTGCGCCGCGAGCTGCGCGTGTTCCGGGTGGATCGGATCGCGGCCATCCGCAGCCTGCCCGAGCCGTTCCAGCGCCCGCCCGACATCAATATCCTCGATGTAGTGCTCACGTCCATCGCCAAGACACCCGGCGAGTGGGAGGCGCAGGTCATCCTGCACACCACCTTCGAGCAGGCCCGCGAGTGGCTGCCCGCCAGCCTGGCGCTGCTGGAGCCAGCCGAGGATGGCGTGCTGATGCGCTGCTTCGCCCAGGACATCGACTGGCTGGCCCACGCGGTGCTGTCGCTGCCCTGCCCACTACAGGTGCTCGGCCCGCCCGCGCTGCACCAGGCCCTGGCCACCCTGGCGCAGCGGGCCGCCCAGTTCGGCAGCCCCGCGCCCGGCGGGCATGGCGGCTAG
- a CDS encoding dienelactone hydrolase family protein yields the protein MAISDIPGHLALPAGGTGPGVLLLHGWWGLKPAFVAYAERLAQAGFVVFAPDLNGGAVVDTIPEAEALMEQRDWQALGGLCLAAGAALREHPAVRGAGLGVVGFSMGAAWSTWLAANLPEVRAVSLCYGGRMVDFTQTSAAFLCNFAEQDDWEPLDGVHELHAAMQAAGREATLHLYPGAGHWFMEDDRPEYDPAAAALAWDRTLAFFQQHLNSPA from the coding sequence ATGGCGATCTCTGATATTCCTGGACACCTGGCGCTGCCTGCGGGCGGCACTGGCCCCGGCGTGCTGCTGCTGCACGGTTGGTGGGGCCTCAAGCCCGCCTTCGTGGCCTATGCCGAACGCCTGGCCCAGGCCGGGTTCGTGGTGTTCGCGCCCGATCTGAACGGCGGCGCGGTTGTCGACACCATCCCCGAGGCCGAGGCGCTGATGGAGCAGCGCGACTGGCAGGCGCTGGGCGGGCTCTGCCTTGCGGCGGGGGCGGCGCTGCGCGAGCACCCGGCGGTGCGCGGCGCCGGCCTGGGCGTGGTGGGCTTCTCCATGGGCGCGGCCTGGTCCACCTGGCTGGCCGCCAACCTGCCCGAGGTGCGGGCGGTCTCGCTGTGCTACGGCGGGAGGATGGTCGATTTCACCCAGACAAGCGCTGCCTTCCTGTGCAACTTTGCCGAGCAGGATGACTGGGAGCCGCTGGATGGTGTGCACGAGCTGCACGCGGCGATGCAGGCAGCTGGGCGCGAGGCGACGCTACACCTCTACCCCGGCGCTGGCCATTGGTTTATGGAAGATGACCGGCCCGAGTACGATCCCGCCGCCGCCGCGCTGGCATGGGATCGCACGCTGGCCTTCTTCCAGCAGCATCTCAATTCTCCCGCATGA
- a CDS encoding APC family permease, with product MIGVFKRLLVGQPLATDQQQHQRLRKIIALAVFSSDAISSNAYATEAIMLVLLTAGIGALNLSIPICLAIIMLLLIVGFSYRQTIHAYPSGGGAYIVAHENLGQIPGLVAAGSLLIDYVLTVAVSVSAGVFAVTSLASTWGVASLASYRVEIALAFIVFITLINLRGLKESGAIFAVPTYLFVVSMFACIIIGVARLVLTGSLPQLPPPAEVHTQAQTVTLFLILQAFSAGCTALTGVEAISNGVPAFRKPESVNASRTLLAMVGILGAIFLGLTVLAQATNAMPSESESVVSQVVRTIVGTGPFYFVVQVATALILVLAANTSYADFPRLASILSHDRFLPHQFSIRGDRLVYSNGIIVLGLLASVLVIIFDAKEQAMLPLYAIGVFISFTLSQAGMVRHWLRERGPGWRRSVAINGLGAALTALVFCIIIATRFAHGAWAVLVAIPIIVLMFQSIHTHYRTIARQLSLEGAARPMAVRRHTALVLVSGVHRGTLTALEYASSIAPDNTTALYVEFDPEDTEKIRAKWQEWAGDIPLVVLPSPYRSLVRPMLRFVNELDERYKDDVLTVVVPEFVPSHWWEHLLHNQSGLLIKAALFFHRGIVVTSVPYHLDG from the coding sequence ATGATCGGCGTGTTCAAGCGCCTACTGGTTGGCCAGCCGCTTGCGACTGACCAGCAGCAGCACCAGCGCCTGCGCAAGATTATTGCGCTGGCGGTTTTTTCGTCCGACGCGATTAGCTCCAACGCCTACGCCACCGAGGCGATCATGCTGGTGCTGCTCACCGCAGGCATCGGCGCGCTCAACCTCTCCATCCCGATCTGCCTCGCGATCATCATGCTGCTGCTGATCGTGGGCTTCTCGTACCGCCAGACCATCCACGCCTACCCCAGCGGCGGCGGCGCGTACATCGTCGCCCACGAGAACCTGGGCCAGATCCCCGGCCTGGTGGCCGCTGGCTCGCTGCTGATCGACTATGTGCTGACGGTGGCGGTCTCGGTCTCGGCGGGCGTGTTCGCGGTCACATCGCTGGCCTCGACATGGGGTGTGGCCTCGCTGGCCAGCTACCGCGTGGAGATCGCGCTGGCCTTCATTGTCTTCATCACCCTGATCAACCTGCGCGGCCTAAAGGAGAGCGGCGCGATCTTCGCGGTGCCGACCTATCTGTTTGTGGTGAGCATGTTCGCCTGCATCATCATCGGCGTGGCGCGGCTGGTGCTCACCGGCTCGCTGCCGCAGCTGCCCCCGCCCGCCGAGGTGCACACCCAGGCCCAGACGGTGACGCTATTCCTCATCCTGCAGGCCTTCTCGGCGGGCTGCACTGCGCTCACCGGCGTCGAGGCGATCTCGAACGGCGTGCCGGCCTTCCGCAAGCCCGAGTCGGTGAACGCGTCGCGCACACTGCTGGCCATGGTCGGCATCCTGGGCGCGATCTTCCTGGGTCTCACGGTGCTGGCCCAGGCCACCAACGCCATGCCCAGCGAGAGCGAGAGCGTGGTGTCGCAGGTGGTGCGCACCATCGTGGGCACCGGCCCGTTCTACTTTGTGGTGCAGGTGGCCACGGCGCTCATCCTGGTGCTGGCCGCCAACACCAGCTACGCCGACTTCCCGCGCCTGGCCTCCATCCTCTCGCACGACCGCTTCCTGCCGCACCAGTTCTCCATCCGCGGCGACCGCCTGGTCTACTCGAACGGCATCATCGTGCTGGGGCTGCTGGCCTCGGTGCTGGTGATCATCTTCGACGCCAAGGAGCAGGCCATGCTGCCGCTCTACGCCATCGGCGTGTTCATCTCGTTCACGCTCTCGCAGGCGGGCATGGTGCGCCACTGGCTGCGCGAGCGTGGCCCCGGCTGGCGGCGCAGCGTGGCGATCAACGGCCTGGGCGCGGCGCTCACCGCGCTGGTGTTCTGCATCATCATCGCCACGCGGTTTGCCCACGGCGCGTGGGCGGTGCTGGTGGCCATCCCGATCATCGTGCTGATGTTCCAGTCGATCCACACACACTACCGCACGATCGCCAGGCAGCTCTCGCTTGAGGGGGCCGCCCGCCCGATGGCGGTGCGCCGCCACACCGCGCTGGTGCTGGTCTCGGGGGTGCACCGCGGCACGCTCACCGCGCTGGAGTACGCCAGCTCGATCGCGCCCGACAACACCACCGCGCTGTATGTGGAGTTCGACCCCGAGGACACCGAGAAGATCCGCGCGAAGTGGCAGGAGTGGGCGGGCGACATTCCGCTGGTGGTGCTGCCCTCGCCCTACCGCAGCCTGGTGCGGCCCATGCTGCGCTTTGTGAACGAGCTGGATGAGCGCTACAAGGACGATGTGCTGACAGTGGTCGTGCCCGAGTTCGTGCCCTCGCACTGGTGGGAGCACCTGCTGCACAACCAGAGCGGCCTGCTGATCAAGGCGGCGCTGTTCTTCCACCGTGGCATCGTGGTGACGAGCGTGCCCTACCACCTGGATGGCTAG
- a CDS encoding bifunctional 4-hydroxy-2-oxoglutarate aldolase/2-dehydro-3-deoxy-phosphogluconate aldolase, which yields MLAPRMPIAIIRLADLSQAVPLAQALVNGGLTAIEFTLTNNDALGAIEAARAALGDAASIGAGTILTAQQAHDAIAAGAQFLVTPTVRKDVVGEGRAQNTPVICGAFTPSEILDAWQAGAPMIKVFPVRSLGPSFIKDVLGPLPDLKLVPTGGVDLTNCAAYIRAGAYTVGIGGGVVDPRLIAAQDWVQIAQRARSFVEACASV from the coding sequence ATGCTCGCTCCACGGATGCCGATCGCCATCATCCGCCTCGCCGATCTCTCCCAGGCAGTGCCGCTGGCACAGGCGCTGGTGAACGGCGGCCTGACGGCGATCGAGTTCACCCTGACCAACAACGACGCGCTGGGCGCTATCGAGGCCGCGCGCGCGGCCCTGGGCGATGCCGCCAGCATCGGCGCAGGCACCATCCTCACCGCCCAGCAGGCCCACGATGCGATCGCGGCAGGCGCGCAGTTCCTCGTCACGCCCACCGTGCGCAAGGATGTGGTGGGCGAGGGCCGCGCCCAGAACACCCCGGTGATCTGCGGGGCCTTCACGCCCAGCGAGATCCTGGATGCCTGGCAGGCGGGCGCGCCCATGATCAAGGTCTTCCCGGTGCGCTCGCTCGGCCCGAGCTTTATCAAGGATGTGCTGGGGCCGCTGCCCGACCTGAAGCTGGTGCCGACCGGCGGGGTGGATCTGACCAACTGCGCGGCCTACATCCGCGCCGGGGCCTACACGGTGGGCATCGGCGGCGGCGTGGTGGACCCGCGCCTGATCGCCGCGCAGGACTGGGTGCAGATCGCCCAGCGCGCCCGCTCGTTCGTCGAGGCCTGCGCCTCGGTCTAG